The proteins below come from a single Aquabacterium sp. A3 genomic window:
- a CDS encoding DUF2970 domain-containing protein, producing the protein MPDEHLPDERHEPPPSADASPPGDDLRDAVARQGSFWQTAKAVAWSFFGVRKSSDHAQDVERLNPLHVVIVGLLAGVLFVLGLLALVRWVVASGVSL; encoded by the coding sequence ATGCCCGATGAACACCTGCCTGATGAGCGCCATGAGCCGCCACCGTCTGCTGATGCCTCCCCGCCGGGGGATGACCTGCGCGACGCCGTGGCCCGTCAGGGCTCGTTCTGGCAGACCGCCAAGGCCGTGGCCTGGTCGTTCTTCGGGGTGCGCAAGTCCAGCGATCACGCCCAGGATGTGGAGCGGCTCAACCCGCTCCACGTGGTGATCGTGGGGTTGCTGGCCGGTGTGTTGTTTGTGCTGGGACTGCTGGCGCTGGTGCGCTGGGTGGTGGCCAGTGGCGTGAGTTTGTGA
- a CDS encoding cytochrome c oxidase assembly protein, giving the protein MPTTFKGRLQRANADMVFKLLVITGVMFGFGYAMVPLYQHICAALGINVLSLSEQKVPGMASRVQANTQVDTSRTITIEFDANARGPWDFKPEKRSVTAHPGEMVTVMYEFRNMQDRTMSAQAIPSYAPKQATAHFNKLECFCFNEYTLAPGESRAWPVVFVVDPRLPKDVTTITLSYTFFEVGGKVPPAPSGRT; this is encoded by the coding sequence ATGCCCACCACCTTCAAAGGCCGATTGCAGCGCGCCAACGCCGACATGGTGTTCAAGCTGCTGGTCATCACCGGGGTGATGTTCGGTTTCGGCTATGCCATGGTGCCGCTGTACCAGCACATTTGTGCAGCCCTGGGCATCAACGTGCTGTCCTTGTCTGAACAGAAGGTGCCCGGCATGGCCAGCCGCGTGCAGGCCAACACCCAGGTGGACACGTCCCGCACCATCACCATCGAGTTCGACGCCAACGCACGCGGCCCATGGGACTTCAAACCCGAGAAGCGCTCGGTCACTGCGCACCCGGGCGAGATGGTCACGGTGATGTACGAGTTCCGCAACATGCAGGACCGCACCATGTCGGCCCAGGCCATCCCCAGTTACGCACCCAAGCAGGCCACGGCGCATTTCAACAAGCTGGAGTGCTTCTGTTTCAACGAGTACACCTTGGCCCCGGGCGAGAGCCGGGCCTGGCCGGTGGTGTTTGTGGTCGATCCACGCCTGCCCAAAGACGTGACCACCATCACCCTGTCTTACACGTTTTTCGAAGTGGGTGGCAAGGTGCCGCCCGCGCCGTCCGGACGCACTTGA
- a CDS encoding cytochrome oxidase small assembly protein gives MSTPSSSEAQRRSNVRLGLILASIALTFFAGFVIKTVFFGSH, from the coding sequence ATGAGCACCCCCTCTTCCAGCGAGGCTCAGCGACGCAGCAATGTGCGCCTGGGCCTGATCCTGGCGTCGATCGCGCTCACGTTCTTCGCGGGCTTCGTGATCAAGACGGTGTTCTTCGGATCACACTGA
- a CDS encoding DUF2909 domain-containing protein, with product MKIIIAGALVAIILALAFAGKAMLRDGRDGQPKSNRMVRALALRVALSIALFVFILVAHQLGWIQPTGIPLQP from the coding sequence ATGAAGATCATCATCGCAGGCGCCCTGGTGGCCATCATTCTCGCACTGGCCTTTGCCGGCAAAGCCATGTTGCGTGATGGCCGCGATGGCCAACCCAAAAGCAACCGTATGGTGCGGGCACTGGCCTTGCGCGTGGCCTTGTCCATCGCCCTGTTCGTCTTCATCCTGGTGGCACATCAGCTGGGCTGGATCCAGCCCACAGGCATTCCGCTACAGCCCTGA
- a CDS encoding cytochrome c oxidase subunit 3: protein MSATVHKGGAPYYYVPGPSRHPMMAAFGLFFVILGAGQWVNGVNWGPYAVAFGLVWWLVVLKQWFGEAIRESESGLYSDRIDLSFRWSMAWFIFSEVMFFASFFGALYWARVHSVPALGNFENALLWPDFKAIWPSMQAGATASPAGTVEPFKIMGPWPIPTINTALLLTSGVTLTIAHHALRENLRGRCITFMWATVILGTVFLGVQGYEYYHAYVDLNLKLTSGIYGSTFFMLTGFHGMHVFVGMLMLLFITLRLQKGHFTPERHFGLEGAAWYWHFVDVVWLGLYIVVYWM from the coding sequence ATGTCTGCAACGGTTCACAAGGGCGGGGCCCCTTACTACTACGTGCCGGGTCCCTCCCGACACCCGATGATGGCGGCCTTTGGTCTGTTTTTTGTCATCCTGGGGGCCGGGCAATGGGTCAATGGCGTCAACTGGGGGCCTTATGCGGTGGCCTTCGGTCTCGTGTGGTGGCTGGTGGTGCTCAAGCAGTGGTTTGGCGAGGCCATCCGCGAAAGCGAAAGCGGGCTGTACAGCGACCGCATCGACCTGTCGTTCCGCTGGAGCATGGCCTGGTTCATCTTCTCCGAGGTGATGTTCTTTGCGTCCTTCTTCGGCGCCCTGTATTGGGCCCGCGTGCACTCGGTGCCCGCGCTGGGCAATTTCGAGAACGCGCTGCTGTGGCCTGACTTCAAGGCGATCTGGCCATCGATGCAGGCAGGTGCCACGGCCTCGCCCGCGGGCACGGTCGAGCCTTTCAAGATCATGGGCCCGTGGCCCATCCCCACCATCAACACCGCCTTGCTGCTGACCTCGGGGGTGACCCTCACCATCGCGCACCACGCCCTGCGTGAGAACCTGCGGGGGCGTTGCATCACCTTCATGTGGGCCACGGTCATCCTGGGCACCGTGTTCCTGGGTGTGCAAGGCTACGAGTACTACCACGCCTACGTTGACCTGAACCTCAAGCTGACCTCGGGCATCTATGGCTCTACGTTCTTCATGCTCACAGGCTTTCACGGCATGCATGTGTTCGTGGGCATGCTGATGCTGTTGTTCATCACCCTGCGCCTGCAGAAAGGCCACTTCACACCCGAGCGGCACTTTGGCCTCGAAGGTGCGGCCTGGTACTGGCACTTTGTGGACGTGGTCTGGCTCGGGCTCTACATCGTCGTGTACTGGATGTGA
- a CDS encoding SURF1 family protein: MTPVPPLDSASADARRRERKALFLARMVIWFSAALGISLTAGLGLWQMGRADEKLVRQAERDQRAAQAPWTAADWPCTGPVAGLPAQQPVRLAGRWWHERSVLLDNRPMAGQTGFILVTPLRVQAPAACTDRVILVQRGWLPRHASDRTQVPDWPRPEGQVEVQGHLEPVLSRVYELGDEGMPQGLASTPIRQNAQEPFWTAWLGQAARPGVMVQTEGGPADPLRRDWPAPDAGVDKHHGYAAQWFGLSALLAGLTLWFQIIRPARARAAQQRDVQQS, translated from the coding sequence ATGACCCCAGTACCCCCACTCGATTCGGCGTCAGCAGATGCCCGCCGCCGCGAGCGCAAGGCCTTGTTCCTGGCCCGCATGGTGATCTGGTTTTCTGCGGCGCTGGGCATCAGCCTGACCGCCGGGCTGGGCCTGTGGCAGATGGGGCGGGCCGATGAAAAGCTGGTGCGACAGGCCGAGCGCGACCAGCGCGCGGCGCAAGCACCCTGGACGGCGGCCGACTGGCCATGCACGGGACCGGTCGCAGGCCTGCCGGCTCAGCAGCCTGTGCGCCTGGCTGGGCGGTGGTGGCATGAACGTTCGGTGTTGCTGGACAACCGCCCGATGGCGGGGCAAACGGGCTTCATCCTGGTCACGCCCTTGCGGGTGCAGGCGCCCGCCGCCTGTACAGACCGGGTGATCCTGGTGCAGCGGGGCTGGTTGCCCCGCCATGCCAGCGACCGCACCCAGGTGCCCGATTGGCCACGCCCTGAGGGGCAGGTCGAGGTGCAGGGCCATCTTGAACCCGTGCTGTCGCGGGTGTATGAGCTGGGGGATGAGGGCATGCCCCAGGGTTTGGCTTCCACGCCGATCCGACAAAATGCGCAAGAGCCGTTCTGGACAGCATGGCTGGGCCAGGCCGCGCGCCCCGGCGTCATGGTGCAAACCGAGGGCGGGCCCGCCGACCCCTTGCGTCGCGACTGGCCTGCCCCCGATGCCGGCGTGGACAAGCACCACGGTTATGCTGCCCAGTGGTTTGGCCTGTCGGCCTTGCTGGCCGGCCTGACCCTCTGGTTTCAGATCATCCGCCCCGCCCGGGCACGAGCCGCACAACAACGTGATGTCCAGCAGTCCTGA